One window from the genome of Bacillus carboniphilus encodes:
- a CDS encoding DUF4387 domain-containing protein translates to MATLYELAKVLRSKNAGPFELTFDIFFDSKESYEKVKNSGKINIPTICELYNLTEDQVEHLVFFDQALGIKITIFRDISSGTVGDRDVYGAQQHAPLMNILID, encoded by the coding sequence ATGGCGACATTATATGAATTAGCCAAGGTACTTCGCAGTAAAAATGCTGGCCCCTTTGAGCTTACTTTCGATATTTTTTTTGATTCAAAGGAAAGTTATGAAAAAGTAAAGAACTCGGGGAAAATCAACATTCCCACCATCTGCGAACTTTACAATCTAACAGAAGACCAAGTGGAGCATCTAGTTTTCTTTGATCAAGCCCTTGGCATTAAGATTACGATTTTTAGAGATATCTCCTCTGGAACGGTTGGAGATCGCGATGTATATGGGGCACAGCAGCATGCGCCTTTGATGAACATACTGATTGATTAG
- a CDS encoding acyclic terpene utilization AtuA family protein, producing the protein MTSSDVRIVSPCGILGYGFPEESFNRAFDEEVHGIVVDAGSTDAGPHKLGAGVAIVSRRATKKDLDILIKNGVPRNIPIVIGSAGGAGAKPHVEWTLEIIQEILTERNLKAKMAVIWADFDQETIINANNAGHIKPLTPNISALTTDAIQETNNIVAQMGHEPILEALQNEADIIICGRAYDPSPFAAVGIHHGKDPGLAYHLGKILECGALCAEPGTTKDCIVGTLKEDSFTVQSLNPIRKCSTTSVSAHTFYEKEHPFILHGPGITLDLSECEFNQVSDGVVEVKNSKLLKNDQYFIKLEGARRVAYRTFVIAGVRDPILTQNIEEIEDLVLEQVKHYYEDIPEEDYSINFYNYGKSGVLGARESAPFTGHEIGVMFEVVAKTQELASSICSSVRSTFLHYGYENRKSTAGNLAFPFAPSDVEFGPVYEFSVYHLMEITENPFVIEYM; encoded by the coding sequence ATGACCAGCAGTGACGTACGTATTGTTTCTCCTTGTGGGATTTTAGGATATGGATTTCCGGAAGAATCGTTTAACCGCGCATTTGATGAAGAAGTTCATGGGATTGTGGTAGATGCAGGCTCAACGGATGCTGGCCCTCACAAGCTAGGTGCAGGTGTCGCTATTGTGAGCCGACGCGCAACCAAGAAGGATTTAGATATTCTGATCAAAAACGGTGTCCCTCGTAACATCCCGATCGTTATTGGATCAGCAGGGGGTGCTGGTGCGAAACCACATGTTGAGTGGACGCTTGAGATTATTCAAGAAATTCTAACAGAGAGAAATCTCAAGGCTAAAATGGCAGTGATTTGGGCAGATTTTGACCAAGAAACCATTATCAATGCAAATAATGCGGGGCACATCAAGCCGCTTACACCAAACATATCTGCATTAACAACTGATGCCATTCAAGAGACAAACAACATCGTCGCTCAGATGGGCCACGAGCCAATCTTGGAGGCACTGCAAAATGAAGCGGACATTATTATTTGCGGCCGGGCATACGATCCATCACCGTTCGCAGCCGTTGGAATCCATCATGGAAAAGACCCTGGGCTTGCCTACCATCTAGGAAAAATTCTAGAATGTGGTGCTTTATGTGCAGAACCAGGAACAACAAAGGATTGCATTGTAGGAACTTTAAAAGAAGATTCCTTTACGGTTCAGTCATTGAATCCCATCCGGAAGTGCTCAACGACCAGTGTTAGTGCACATACATTTTACGAAAAAGAACACCCATTCATTCTTCATGGGCCAGGTATTACACTCGACCTCAGCGAATGTGAATTCAATCAAGTAAGTGATGGTGTTGTCGAGGTTAAAAATAGCAAACTACTAAAAAATGACCAATATTTTATCAAGCTTGAGGGAGCAAGAAGGGTTGCCTATAGAACGTTTGTTATTGCAGGTGTTCGAGACCCTATTCTTACACAAAATATTGAAGAAATAGAAGATCTTGTTCTTGAGCAAGTCAAACACTATTACGAAGACATTCCAGAAGAGGATTACAGCATAAACTTCTACAACTATGGTAAAAGTGGAGTCCTCGGAGCTAGAGAATCTGCTCCGTTCACGGGTCATGAAATTGGAGTCATGTTCGAAGTGGTAGCCAAAACACAAGAGCTAGCCAGCAGTATTTGCTCTAGTGTTCGCTCAACCTTCCTGCATTATGGATACGAGAACCGGAAGTCAACCGCTGGAAACCTAGCGTTCCCATTTGCGCCAAGTGATGTGGAATTTGGACCGGTATACGAATTCTCGGTCTATCATCTAATGGAAATTACCGAAAATCCATTCGTAATTGAGTACATGTAA
- the rbsK gene encoding ribokinase: MQRIAVVGSINMDYFIESSVLPKVGETVLGENFFLSMGGKGANQAVSAARLGGKVSLFGSLGDDENSEIIAKKLEKENINLANLQYVKESPTGAAFIELCQSENRIIVVPGANNDTDVNYVKNIAQELYKHDVIVFQLETPLSMLEYLVPLLYEQGKTIIVNPAPAQLLKPELIEKITYLTPNEHEYQIVFNTNQPMEELLKQYPNKLIITCGEEGVRFFDGTDITLVPSMKVTPVDTTGAGDTFSGAFAVAIAEGMSLQESIQFGNIAAGLSVTKKGAQTGMPYREDVTQFVNKKEYRDEEKSGHTQAN, from the coding sequence ATGCAGAGAATAGCCGTCGTTGGCAGTATCAATATGGATTATTTTATAGAGTCAAGCGTGCTCCCTAAGGTAGGAGAAACCGTGCTGGGGGAGAATTTTTTCCTCTCCATGGGAGGTAAAGGAGCAAACCAAGCGGTTTCAGCTGCTCGCCTAGGAGGAAAGGTTTCCTTATTTGGTTCTCTTGGGGATGATGAGAATAGCGAAATTATTGCGAAGAAGCTTGAAAAAGAAAATATCAATCTAGCAAACCTTCAATATGTAAAAGAATCACCTACAGGAGCTGCTTTTATTGAGCTTTGTCAGAGTGAAAACCGAATTATTGTAGTGCCGGGTGCCAATAATGATACGGACGTTAACTACGTAAAAAACATTGCGCAAGAGTTATACAAACATGATGTCATTGTGTTTCAGCTAGAAACGCCGCTCAGTATGCTCGAGTACCTGGTTCCGCTTTTATACGAGCAAGGGAAAACAATCATTGTCAATCCAGCCCCTGCTCAGCTGTTAAAACCTGAGCTGATTGAAAAAATAACGTACTTAACACCAAATGAGCATGAGTACCAAATCGTTTTCAACACCAATCAACCGATGGAAGAGCTGCTGAAGCAGTATCCCAACAAATTGATTATTACATGTGGGGAAGAAGGAGTTCGTTTCTTCGATGGAACTGACATCACTTTAGTTCCTTCCATGAAGGTAACCCCAGTGGATACAACGGGAGCTGGGGATACTTTTTCCGGAGCATTTGCCGTTGCCATTGCAGAAGGAATGAGCCTTCAAGAAAGTATTCAATTTGGAAACATAGCCGCTGGACTTTCTGTCACAAAAAAGGGTGCCCAAACGGGAATGCCCTACCGAGAAGATGTGACTCAATTTGTAAATAAAAAGGAGTATCGAGATGAAGAAAAGTCAGGGCATACTCAAGCAAATTAA
- a CDS encoding ABC transporter permease, translating into MKKSQGILKQIKSNWVLYAMLLPAIVYFSIFHVVPLIGMKLAFQDYRIIGDNVWVGWKHFKILFSSPAFIDVLQNTVIISVMKIVFFFPIPIILSLLINEVRVGKFRKYVQSIVYLPHFLSWVVIAGIWIALLNPVDGGVNVLRNFFQMPSLDFMTSKDHIRWVLVFQEMWRSAGWDSIIYLAAIMKISPSLYEAAKIDGASKLQQMRYITLPSLTGTIMTVFILNLGFFMNAGFDQVFNMMNSSVISVIDILDTYVYRIGILNGQYAYATAASLFKGVIGVILILSTHFISKRFTGKGVW; encoded by the coding sequence ATGAAGAAAAGTCAGGGCATACTCAAGCAAATTAAATCGAACTGGGTCCTTTATGCCATGCTTTTACCGGCCATCGTTTATTTCTCGATTTTCCATGTGGTTCCGTTGATTGGAATGAAGCTGGCCTTTCAGGACTACCGAATCATAGGGGATAACGTTTGGGTTGGATGGAAGCATTTCAAGATCCTATTTAGTTCTCCTGCGTTCATAGATGTATTACAAAATACAGTTATTATTAGTGTGATGAAAATTGTATTCTTCTTCCCGATCCCTATTATCCTCTCGCTCTTAATCAATGAGGTACGAGTTGGGAAGTTTAGAAAATATGTACAGTCCATTGTGTATTTGCCTCACTTTCTATCTTGGGTTGTCATTGCAGGGATTTGGATTGCGTTACTAAATCCTGTTGATGGGGGAGTAAACGTACTAAGGAACTTCTTCCAAATGCCATCCTTAGATTTCATGACAAGTAAGGACCACATCCGATGGGTGCTCGTATTCCAAGAAATGTGGCGTAGCGCTGGATGGGATTCCATCATTTATTTGGCTGCTATTATGAAGATTAGTCCGTCCCTTTATGAGGCTGCTAAAATCGATGGAGCATCTAAGCTACAACAAATGAGATATATTACACTACCTTCATTAACCGGTACGATTATGACGGTATTTATCCTTAACTTAGGGTTTTTCATGAATGCAGGATTCGATCAAGTCTTCAACATGATGAATTCATCTGTAATTAGTGTCATCGATATTTTAGACACGTATGTGTATCGTATTGGTATCTTAAATGGACAATATGCTTACGCAACAGCAGCTAGTCTTTTCAAAGGTGTCATTGGGGTTATCTTAATCTTAAGTACACACTTTATTTCAAAAAGATTTACCGGAAAAGGTGTCTGGTAG
- a CDS encoding carbohydrate ABC transporter permease encodes MKKLKSLSLSTIIIYSILFLISLTVLVPLLHLLAMSFSDPLKVHELSGLGIIPEGFSLINYKILLSNPLVVKSIFNTLFITVVGTALNLLLTSMTAYVLARTQFPGRKIVMIFLIVIMVFEPGLIPEYLLVKDLGLLDTYASLILYKTINIFYLFIMMRFFEDVPESILEAARIDGAGHFRIFTRIMLPLSKPALATMGLFYGVYHWNEYFRATIYLTDTGKWPLQVVLRQFVVERDNASLVGAQNLLSYDQVASLDFASLQAGTIIISIVPLLLLYPIILRYYAKGALEGGVKD; translated from the coding sequence ATGAAAAAATTAAAGAGCTTAAGTTTATCGACCATCATTATATACAGCATTTTGTTTTTAATTTCGCTAACAGTACTAGTTCCGCTTCTTCATTTACTAGCCATGTCCTTTTCAGATCCACTGAAGGTTCATGAATTAAGTGGGCTAGGTATTATTCCTGAAGGATTTTCTTTGATTAACTATAAAATCCTATTATCAAACCCTCTAGTGGTTAAAAGTATATTTAATACGCTATTCATCACGGTTGTAGGTACGGCACTAAACTTGTTACTTACATCGATGACAGCGTATGTATTAGCGCGAACCCAGTTCCCTGGCCGAAAAATCGTTATGATATTCCTGATCGTCATTATGGTATTTGAACCAGGTTTGATTCCAGAGTATCTTCTTGTTAAAGATTTAGGCTTACTGGATACGTATGCATCCTTAATCCTTTATAAGACCATCAACATCTTTTACTTGTTCATCATGATGAGATTCTTTGAAGATGTTCCTGAAAGTATTTTGGAAGCCGCACGAATCGATGGTGCTGGACACTTCCGTATTTTTACAAGAATCATGCTGCCTTTATCAAAGCCAGCACTAGCTACAATGGGTCTATTTTATGGGGTGTATCACTGGAATGAGTACTTCCGCGCGACCATCTATTTAACGGACACAGGGAAATGGCCGTTACAGGTCGTTTTACGACAATTTGTCGTTGAAAGAGATAATGCATCCTTAGTAGGCGCACAAAACTTACTATCCTATGATCAGGTAGCTAGCCTTGACTTCGCGTCATTACAAGCAGGGACCATTATTATCTCAATCGTACCTTTATTGCTCCTGTACCCTATAATCTTGAGGTATTACGCAAAAGGAGCACTTGAAGGCGGAGTAAAGGATTAA
- a CDS encoding ADP-ribosylglycohydrolase family protein: protein MVSFKERVRGVVLSTALGDAMGAPVEKLSYEEIKKMYKRVESLRTKWYKQDYPADLNLGRQRGNGTVTDDTLMTVALINVYQTEKRHLDAYDMGNEFVKEIAFRKTYIPEFGREAMIIDRLFYPEKYIFMRHVLANCEPREAGIGNMVNCGAAMYIAPIGVVNAGNPKAAYDEAILFAMGHQNSYGLEAAGVLAACVAKAFEEDVTVDDIVETALLYAKDGTKEAIRDLTEAARTLRAEKAEMDTVIATFQKVIEKYSPMKDDVHRKFEKVGVPSNHYTPSRLFSIEELPMALAFMVLNDGDYYGSILDGINSGRDTDSIGVMAGVILGAMYGDSVIRREDVELLEETNKMNLVQVADQFSETARLIIKEDLQLNEKRRMYFERNTGE from the coding sequence ATGGTTTCATTTAAAGAACGAGTAAGAGGTGTTGTTTTATCCACGGCTCTTGGCGATGCTATGGGAGCACCGGTGGAAAAACTGAGCTACGAAGAAATTAAAAAAATGTATAAGCGGGTCGAGTCTCTCCGTACGAAGTGGTACAAACAGGACTACCCAGCTGATTTAAACTTAGGTAGACAAAGAGGGAACGGGACGGTCACGGACGACACGCTCATGACCGTCGCCCTCATCAATGTCTATCAAACTGAGAAAAGACACTTGGACGCGTATGATATGGGGAACGAATTTGTGAAGGAGATTGCTTTCAGAAAAACATACATCCCTGAGTTTGGTAGAGAAGCCATGATCATTGATCGCCTTTTCTATCCAGAAAAATATATCTTTATGCGTCATGTATTAGCCAATTGTGAGCCAAGAGAAGCGGGAATCGGAAACATGGTCAACTGTGGAGCAGCGATGTATATTGCTCCAATTGGAGTAGTGAATGCTGGTAATCCGAAGGCTGCTTACGATGAAGCAATTTTATTTGCAATGGGGCATCAAAATAGCTACGGGCTGGAGGCTGCAGGTGTATTGGCAGCTTGTGTGGCGAAGGCGTTTGAAGAAGATGTAACGGTTGATGACATTGTGGAAACGGCGCTTTTATATGCAAAAGATGGAACGAAGGAAGCCATTCGTGATTTAACAGAAGCAGCGCGTACTTTGCGAGCTGAAAAAGCAGAAATGGATACGGTCATTGCTACCTTCCAAAAAGTGATAGAAAAGTATTCTCCTATGAAAGACGATGTTCATCGAAAGTTTGAAAAGGTAGGAGTGCCTTCTAATCACTACACTCCAAGTCGTTTGTTCTCAATTGAAGAGTTACCAATGGCATTGGCTTTCATGGTGTTGAATGATGGAGATTATTACGGATCGATTTTAGATGGAATCAATTCAGGCCGTGACACGGATTCAATCGGTGTGATGGCAGGCGTGATCTTAGGTGCGATGTACGGTGACAGTGTCATTCGTCGTGAAGACGTTGAGCTTTTAGAAGAAACGAACAAGATGAATCTAGTCCAAGTAGCGGATCAGTTTTCAGAGACTGCTAGATTGATCATCAAGGAAGACCTACAACTGAATGAGAAAAGAAGAATGTACTTCGAGAGAAATACTGGGGAGTAG
- a CDS encoding ADP-ribosylglycohydrolase family protein, whose translation MLPENYLEKVYAGFLGMNVGIRLGAPLEPGEWSYEKIKEIHGDIRGYVKDYHTFAADDDANGPVYFIRALIDDAKGRELTPEDVGRAWLNYSREGIGMFWWGGDQISTEHTAYLNLKKGIPAPKSGSAETNGLIMAEQIGGQIFIDTWGLLFPNNMEKAADYAEIAASVSHDKNGLYGARFMAACISKAFSAISVDEVVEAGLSVIPSDSTYHDVVQAVIDFYQEHPEEEDFRKCRQFLEDEWGYDKYTGVCHIIPNAGVCALALLYGKGNFARTVEIATMCSWDTDCNAGNVGTILGVMAGIDGIPVHYRAPINDAIVTSSVSGYLNVLDIPTFCKELAVLGYESNGEKAPDWLVEGVRLGEVYFDFTVPGATHGFKTSNSFKTLLRASDVGVDGVEGRRGSLSVLFDRMVEGDSSKVFYKPFYRREEFNDEKYKPTFAPTAYSGQKVSAKIFLDKWQGGADVYLTPYVRNSFTKEELKLDRVVLRQDEWLEVDFVIPETDGAMIDEVGFIVESPSPLNNRSFGKFYIGEFRIYGNAEYSIDFGKQAVEFKCVTPFAHHRGEWTLEDGVMKGVSDGEDTSSFTGNYYGRDLVLEAGLKPVSGQSHGVIFRAKGTERYYFVGFDGDGQVSLVKNDFGFKRLKSVPFEWKSGEKYDFQVALQGTSVQIEINGVPVLAYDGIENEYGMVGFGLLEKGETEFQRFYLKEMN comes from the coding sequence TTGTTACCTGAAAACTACTTGGAAAAAGTATACGCTGGATTTTTAGGGATGAATGTCGGAATTCGATTAGGTGCACCACTTGAGCCAGGTGAGTGGTCCTATGAAAAAATAAAAGAGATTCACGGGGATATTCGGGGTTATGTGAAGGATTATCATACATTCGCTGCAGATGATGATGCGAATGGACCGGTCTATTTTATCCGGGCATTGATTGACGATGCGAAAGGTCGCGAGCTAACGCCAGAGGATGTGGGAAGAGCGTGGTTGAACTATTCACGTGAAGGCATTGGCATGTTCTGGTGGGGCGGTGACCAAATCAGTACGGAGCATACGGCTTATCTGAATCTGAAAAAAGGAATTCCTGCACCGAAATCCGGTTCGGCTGAAACAAATGGTCTCATAATGGCCGAGCAGATTGGCGGACAAATTTTTATCGATACATGGGGATTGTTGTTCCCGAATAATATGGAGAAAGCAGCGGATTATGCGGAGATTGCAGCCAGTGTATCCCATGATAAAAATGGTTTGTATGGAGCGCGGTTTATGGCTGCTTGTATTTCGAAGGCTTTTTCAGCGATTAGCGTGGATGAAGTGGTAGAAGCTGGTCTTTCGGTCATCCCATCAGATTCGACGTATCATGATGTGGTGCAAGCGGTCATTGATTTTTACCAGGAGCATCCGGAGGAAGAAGATTTCCGCAAGTGCCGCCAGTTCTTAGAGGACGAATGGGGCTATGACAAGTACACCGGAGTCTGTCACATTATCCCGAATGCTGGTGTTTGTGCATTGGCGTTGTTATATGGGAAAGGTAATTTTGCACGAACTGTGGAAATTGCGACGATGTGTAGCTGGGACACAGACTGTAATGCAGGGAATGTTGGGACGATTTTAGGTGTCATGGCTGGCATTGACGGTATTCCAGTGCATTATCGTGCGCCAATCAATGATGCGATTGTAACATCAAGTGTTTCTGGTTACCTGAATGTGCTAGATATCCCGACTTTCTGTAAGGAGCTAGCGGTCTTAGGATATGAATCGAACGGTGAGAAAGCACCTGATTGGTTAGTGGAAGGGGTTCGTCTTGGTGAAGTTTACTTTGACTTTACCGTACCTGGGGCGACTCATGGGTTTAAGACGAGTAATAGCTTTAAAACGTTGTTGCGTGCTAGTGACGTAGGTGTGGATGGCGTGGAAGGTCGCCGAGGATCACTATCGGTTCTATTTGACCGAATGGTGGAAGGCGATTCTAGTAAAGTGTTCTACAAACCATTTTACCGTCGCGAAGAATTTAATGATGAAAAATATAAGCCAACCTTCGCTCCGACAGCTTACAGTGGTCAGAAGGTTTCGGCTAAGATTTTCTTAGATAAGTGGCAGGGGGGAGCGGATGTTTATTTGACTCCTTATGTCCGAAATAGTTTTACAAAAGAGGAATTGAAGCTGGATCGTGTGGTGCTGCGTCAGGATGAGTGGCTCGAGGTTGATTTTGTGATTCCAGAAACGGATGGGGCCATGATCGATGAGGTAGGCTTTATTGTTGAAAGTCCATCTCCGTTAAATAACCGTTCGTTTGGAAAGTTTTATATTGGAGAGTTCCGAATTTATGGAAACGCCGAATACTCGATTGATTTTGGGAAACAAGCTGTTGAGTTTAAGTGTGTGACTCCGTTTGCTCATCACCGCGGTGAGTGGACTCTTGAGGATGGGGTTATGAAGGGTGTTTCGGATGGTGAAGATACTTCTTCTTTCACAGGTAACTACTACGGACGCGATCTAGTTTTGGAAGCTGGATTGAAGCCGGTTAGCGGTCAAAGTCATGGGGTTATTTTTAGAGCGAAAGGAACGGAGCGTTACTATTTTGTAGGCTTTGATGGTGACGGTCAGGTTTCTTTGGTGAAGAATGATTTTGGTTTCAAACGTTTGAAGAGTGTTCCTTTTGAGTGGAAGTCTGGGGAGAAATATGACTTTCAGGTGGCTCTGCAAGGGACTTCGGTTCAGATTGAGATCAATGGTGTGCCAGTGCTTGCCTATGATGGCATTGAGAACGAATACGGAATGGTTGGCTTCGGATTGCTTGAAAAAGGTGAAACAGAATTCCAGCGTTTTTATCTGAAAGAGATGAATTAA